A stretch of the Equus caballus isolate H_3958 breed thoroughbred chromosome X, TB-T2T, whole genome shotgun sequence genome encodes the following:
- the LOC100072605 gene encoding putative P2Y purinoceptor 10 — protein sequence MGSNSTNSTRTKCTDLHMPFQYSLYATTYILIFIPGLLANSAALWILCRFISKKNKAIIFMINLSVADLAHVLSLPLRIYYYINHHWPFQRALCLLCFYLKYLNMYASICFLTCISLQRCFFLLRPFRARDWKRRYDVGISAAIWVIVGTACLPLPILRSVGLANNTESCFADLGLQHISMASSIGLVTVAELGGFVLPVVIITYCTWKTRKSLQEFQDPPQNTKERKKALWMVLMCAVVFIVCFTPYHLNFPFFMMVKQRVFSNCSFIKSTLYFHIISLCLANLNCCLDPVVYYFMTSEFRGRFSEHGGLVFQSCVKCKDNALEIHHRKEDLQTISLELLDDSKIM from the coding sequence ATGGGAAGTAACAGCACAAACAGTACAAGAACAAAGTGCACTGATCTACACATGCCGTTTCAGTACTCCCTCTATGCAACCACCTACATCCTCATATTCATCCCTGGTCTTCTGGCCAACAGTGCAGCCTTGTGGATTCTGTGCCGCTTcatcagcaagaaaaataaagccatcaTTTTCATGATCAACCTCTCTGTGGCTGACCTTGCTCACGTGCTGTCCTTACCCCTCCGGATTTACTATTACATCAATCACCATTGGCCTTTCCAGAGGGCCCTTTGCCTGCTGTGCTTCTACCTGAAGTATCTCAACATGTATGCCAGCATTTGCTTCCTGACGTGCATCAGCCTTCAAAGGTGTTTCTTTCTCCTCAGGCCTTTCAGGGCCAGAGATTGGAAGCGTAGGTATGATGTGGGCATCAGTGCTGCCATCTGGGTCATCGTGGGGACTGCCTGTTTGCCGCTTCCAATTCTGAGAAGCGTTGGCTTAGCCAACAACACTGAATCCTGCTTTGCTGatttagggcttcaacacattaGCATGGCTTCCTCCATTGGCTTGGTGACTGTAGCTGAACTTGGAGGGTTTGTGCTACCTGTTGTAATTATTACTTATTGCAcatggaaaacaagaaaatcttTACAGGAATTCCAAGATCCCCCTCAGAataccaaagagagaaaaaaggcttTGTGGATGGTCCTGATGTGTGCAGTGGTGTTCATTGTGTGTTTCACGCCTTACCACCTCAACTTCCCATTCTTTATGATGGTGAAGCAACGTGTCTTTTCAAACTGCTCCTTTATTAAGAGTACTCTATATTTCCATATCATTTCCCTATGTCTTGCAAATCTAAATTGCTGTCTTGATCCAGTTGTATATTACTTTATGACCTCAGAATTCCGTGGTAGATTTTCGGAACATGGTGGCTTGGTTTTTCAGTCATGTGTGAAATGCAAGGACAATGCTTTGGAAATTCATCACAGGAAGGAGGATCTTCAAACTATCTCTCTTGAACTTTTGGATGATTCCAAAATAATGTAA